One Paracidovorax avenae ATCC 19860 genomic region harbors:
- a CDS encoding AI-2E family transporter, translated as MKTTLLQNRTFIALLIAVSLAFLAILWPFHGAVFWGIILAILFAPMHRRLLRYMPRRANLAALCTLSLCLLVVILPMTLITVSLVQEASLVYERIRSGQLDFTAYFHQVMQAMPSWAMQILDRLNLTTASELQARLSSVTVQATQFVGSKAIDFGQNTLQFVVSFGIMLYLLFFLLRDGPALAARIREATPLDEGHKRQLATKFTTVIRATVKGNIAVAAAQGALGGLAFWFLGIQAPVLWGVLMAFLSLLPAVGAGLIWAPVAIYLLATGAVWQGAGLAAFGIGVIGLVDNVLRPVLVGKDTKMPDYIVLISTLGGMSLFGLTGFVIGPVIAALFIATWDLFAPHTHGR; from the coding sequence ATGAAGACCACCCTGCTGCAGAACCGCACTTTCATCGCCCTGCTGATCGCCGTCAGCCTGGCCTTCCTGGCCATCCTCTGGCCGTTCCACGGTGCGGTTTTCTGGGGAATCATCCTCGCGATCCTCTTCGCGCCCATGCACCGCCGCCTGCTGCGGTACATGCCCCGCCGGGCCAACCTCGCGGCGCTGTGCACCCTGTCGCTGTGCCTGCTGGTGGTCATCCTCCCGATGACGCTGATCACCGTCTCGCTGGTGCAGGAAGCCAGCCTGGTCTATGAACGCATCCGCTCCGGGCAGCTGGATTTCACCGCCTACTTCCACCAGGTCATGCAGGCCATGCCGTCTTGGGCGATGCAGATCCTCGACCGGCTCAACCTGACCACGGCGTCTGAACTGCAGGCGCGGCTGTCGTCCGTCACCGTGCAGGCCACGCAGTTCGTGGGCAGCAAGGCGATCGACTTCGGCCAGAACACGCTGCAGTTCGTGGTGAGCTTCGGCATCATGCTGTACCTGCTGTTCTTCCTGCTGCGCGACGGCCCGGCCCTGGCGGCGCGCATCCGCGAAGCCACGCCCCTGGACGAGGGCCACAAGCGCCAGCTCGCCACCAAGTTCACCACCGTGATCCGCGCTACCGTGAAGGGCAACATCGCGGTGGCCGCGGCGCAGGGCGCCCTGGGCGGACTCGCCTTCTGGTTCCTGGGTATCCAGGCCCCCGTGCTCTGGGGCGTGCTCATGGCCTTCCTGTCGCTGCTGCCCGCCGTGGGCGCCGGGCTCATCTGGGCGCCGGTGGCGATCTACCTGCTGGCCACGGGCGCCGTCTGGCAGGGCGCGGGCCTGGCGGCCTTCGGCATCGGTGTCATCGGCCTGGTGGACAACGTGCTGCGGCCAGTGCTGGTGGGCAAGGACACCAAGATGCCCGACTACATCGTGCTGATCTCCACGCTGGGCGGCATGTCCCTCTTCGGGCTCACGGGTTTCGTGATCGGGCCGGTCATCGCGGCGCTGTTCATCGCGACCTGGGACCTGTTTGCGCCGCACACCCACGGGCGGTGA
- a CDS encoding diguanylate cyclase domain-containing protein has product MSLRLTPHYRMLLLAVALSVGIGALFARAILTIRDDEWNYARDANAALARTLEQSIGRTLDSFDHSLAGVVETLARPDLAGLPPDVQHAMLFDHSLRTRGLGSVAVIDPGGNVVVSAGVTPAKKMPNLADRDYFQFHMREKDRGVYIGRPIQGRVTGEYSLAMSRAYFNQDGSFGGVVVGTIRLSYFNELFASLGLGPQSLAEIVRADGTEISRFPSRPHGIGEPVGIHHLEHLVQEREGHFTEPQEEAQDGISRLYAFRRVGDYPLVVSVAQSVESILSKWQRNAVILGTFAALLMAACIGLALLFARELARRQNVAAQLQRAQHDMRTILDNLPSLVAYWDRNLRNRFANQAYLDWLGMTQEEIQGRPIEELLTAEACEAARPYLRRALQGRRQVYERSVPISSGEVRHMMVSCIPDMDGEQAQGIFVQIDDLTERKRMEDLLFEEKELVRLTLQSIGDAVLCTDASGHVTYINPVAEKMTGWQAFHAAGRDIDEVAPLYTPNGVHAEHPARSALSGAQALPPGRGLVLFCRDGRRMDVENSVSPITDRHGQVTGTVMVLRDVTEAMALARRMAHLAQHDMLTDLPNRVLLQDRAQQAIAQARRDGHGLALMYIDLDGFKQVNDTLGHDAGDLLLVQVARRFTRCVRRSDTVCRQGGDEFIVLLPIVEHPGQACHVARKIVAVCDAPFDLGSESRQIGLSGGIALFPQHGSTFEELARSADVALYTAKRAGKQHFRMYAGPEQEPEPVPPAAPPSVPAAPPGDASPPH; this is encoded by the coding sequence ATGTCCCTGCGCCTGACTCCGCACTACCGAATGCTCCTGCTGGCCGTCGCGCTGTCGGTCGGCATCGGGGCGCTGTTCGCGCGGGCCATCCTGACCATCCGCGACGACGAATGGAACTATGCGCGCGACGCCAATGCGGCGCTCGCGCGCACGCTCGAGCAGAGCATCGGCCGCACGCTCGACAGTTTCGACCATTCGCTGGCAGGCGTGGTGGAAACCCTGGCCCGGCCGGACCTCGCCGGCCTGCCGCCGGACGTGCAGCACGCCATGCTGTTCGACCACTCGCTGCGCACCCGGGGCCTGGGTTCCGTGGCGGTGATAGACCCCGGGGGCAACGTGGTGGTGTCGGCCGGCGTCACGCCCGCGAAGAAGATGCCCAACCTCGCCGACCGGGACTACTTCCAGTTCCACATGCGCGAGAAGGACCGGGGCGTGTACATCGGCCGGCCGATCCAGGGGCGGGTGACGGGCGAGTACAGCCTGGCGATGAGCCGCGCCTACTTCAACCAGGACGGCAGTTTCGGCGGGGTGGTCGTCGGCACGATCCGGCTGAGCTACTTCAACGAACTGTTCGCATCGCTCGGCCTGGGGCCCCAGAGCCTGGCCGAGATCGTCCGGGCGGACGGCACCGAGATCTCGCGCTTCCCATCGCGCCCCCACGGCATCGGCGAGCCGGTGGGCATCCATCACCTGGAGCACCTCGTGCAGGAGCGCGAGGGGCACTTCACCGAGCCGCAGGAAGAAGCTCAGGATGGCATCTCCAGGCTCTACGCCTTCCGCCGCGTGGGCGACTATCCGCTCGTGGTGTCGGTGGCTCAGTCGGTGGAGAGCATCCTCTCGAAGTGGCAACGCAACGCGGTGATCCTGGGGACCTTCGCCGCGCTGCTGATGGCGGCATGCATCGGCCTCGCCCTGCTGTTCGCACGCGAACTGGCACGCCGGCAGAACGTGGCCGCGCAGCTGCAGCGCGCGCAGCACGACATGCGCACCATCCTCGACAACCTGCCCTCGCTGGTTGCCTACTGGGACCGCAACCTGCGAAACCGCTTCGCCAACCAGGCCTACCTCGACTGGCTCGGCATGACCCAGGAAGAAATCCAGGGCCGCCCCATCGAGGAACTGCTGACTGCAGAGGCCTGCGAGGCCGCGCGGCCTTACCTGCGGCGTGCGCTGCAGGGCCGCAGGCAGGTCTATGAACGGTCGGTGCCGATATCGTCGGGCGAAGTCCGGCACATGATGGTGTCCTGCATTCCGGACATGGACGGGGAGCAGGCCCAGGGCATCTTCGTGCAGATCGACGACCTCACGGAGCGCAAGCGCATGGAAGACCTGCTCTTCGAAGAGAAGGAACTGGTCCGCCTCACGCTGCAGTCCATCGGCGACGCCGTGCTATGCACGGATGCCTCGGGCCACGTGACCTACATCAACCCCGTGGCCGAGAAGATGACGGGCTGGCAGGCCTTCCATGCCGCCGGCCGGGACATCGACGAGGTCGCCCCCCTCTACACCCCCAACGGCGTGCACGCGGAGCATCCGGCCCGCAGCGCGCTGTCCGGTGCGCAGGCCCTGCCGCCGGGGCGCGGCCTCGTGCTGTTCTGCCGCGATGGCCGCCGCATGGACGTGGAAAACAGCGTCAGCCCCATCACCGACAGGCATGGGCAGGTCACCGGCACGGTGATGGTGCTGCGGGACGTGACCGAGGCCATGGCGCTGGCGCGCCGCATGGCACACCTGGCCCAGCACGACATGTTGACCGACCTGCCCAACCGCGTGCTGCTGCAGGACCGGGCCCAGCAGGCCATCGCCCAGGCGCGCCGCGACGGGCACGGCCTCGCCCTGATGTACATCGACCTCGACGGTTTCAAGCAGGTGAACGACACCCTGGGCCACGACGCCGGCGACCTGCTGCTGGTCCAGGTCGCGCGGCGCTTCACCCGCTGCGTGCGCCGCTCGGACACCGTGTGCCGCCAGGGCGGCGACGAGTTCATCGTGCTCCTGCCCATCGTGGAGCATCCCGGGCAGGCATGCCATGTCGCCCGCAAGATCGTGGCCGTGTGCGACGCCCCCTTCGACCTGGGGAGCGAGTCGCGGCAGATCGGCCTCAGCGGCGGAATCGCGCTGTTCCCCCAGCACGGCTCCACGTTCGAGGAACTGGCCCGCAGTGCCGACGTGGCGCTCTACACCGCCAAGCGGGCCGGCAAGCAGCATTTCCGCATGTACGCGGGGCCCGAACAGGAACCCGAACCGGTGCCGCCCGCAGCGCCCCCGTCCGTGCCTGCTGCGCCCCCAGGCGACGCATCGCCGCCCCATTGA
- a CDS encoding fasciclin domain-containing protein, with product MTFRLNARLAAASLTLALSAAAMPAIAQVTVGGAPMFPTKDIIDNAVNSKDHTTLVAAVKAAGLVDTLKGPGPFTVFAPTNAAFAALPAGTVDTLLKPENKATLTKVLTYHVVPGKVDAAALSKMIADGKGSASLKTVAGGTLTARASGSSIALTDEKGGMSNVTIADVYQSNGVIHVVDKVLLPK from the coding sequence ATGACCTTTCGCCTGAATGCCCGCCTCGCAGCCGCCAGCCTCACGCTCGCCCTGTCCGCAGCCGCCATGCCTGCCATCGCCCAGGTGACCGTCGGTGGCGCGCCGATGTTCCCCACCAAGGACATCATCGACAACGCGGTGAACTCGAAGGATCACACCACGCTGGTCGCTGCCGTGAAGGCTGCGGGCCTGGTCGATACGCTCAAGGGACCGGGCCCGTTCACGGTGTTCGCGCCCACCAACGCGGCTTTCGCCGCGCTGCCGGCGGGCACGGTCGATACCCTGCTGAAGCCGGAGAACAAGGCCACGCTGACCAAGGTGCTGACCTACCACGTGGTGCCGGGCAAGGTCGATGCGGCCGCGCTGTCCAAGATGATCGCCGACGGCAAGGGCTCGGCCAGCCTGAAGACCGTGGCCGGCGGCACGCTGACGGCCAGGGCCAGCGGCTCGTCGATCGCGCTGACGGATGAAAAGGGCGGCATGTCCAACGTGACCATCGCCGACGTGTACCAGTCCAACGGCGTGATCCACGTCGTGGACAAGGTGCTGCTGCCCAAGTAA
- a CDS encoding ABC transporter ATP-binding protein, which produces MSIAPSSSPSAAPLLRVEDLRVAFGGKAVVHGVGFDIGAGEKLALVGESGSGKTITALSLLRLAADAEVSGRALLQGRAGAPAQDLLALPEREMRGLRGGDIAMVFQEPMTALNPLMPVGRQIAEVLQLKQGLSRAQSAVQAVELLAATGVPEPARRAGAYPHQLSGGQRQRAMIAMALASRPRLLLADEPTTALDVTLRGQILELLSDLQRQTGMAVLLITHDLNLVRRFADRVAVMERGVLLEQGSVAEVFSAPAHAYTRRLLGSVPRRDVIEDVVEDAGADAASGPAADAAQAEPPAASAKGLRVAYATPLPGLRGWFRRGEFLAVKGADLVVHPGRTLGVVGESGSGKSTLAQALLGLLPFSGELQIAGRAWELPVQRNSAANQALRRSVQVVFQDPFSSLSPRLTVEEIVGEGLRVHAPQESGAGRRARVEAALADVGLTHTQFPGLLGRYPHEFSGGQRQRIAIARALILEPRLLVLDEPTSALDVTIQQQVLVLLQRLQKERGLSYLLITHDVAVIRAMAHDVLVMKDGDVVESGRMAQVLDAPRHPYTQRLVAAAGEGGAA; this is translated from the coding sequence ATGAGCATCGCACCTTCCTCTTCACCCTCCGCTGCGCCGCTGCTGCGCGTGGAGGACCTGCGCGTGGCCTTCGGCGGCAAGGCGGTCGTGCATGGCGTGGGCTTCGATATCGGCGCGGGCGAGAAGCTGGCGCTGGTGGGCGAATCGGGTTCGGGCAAGACCATCACGGCGCTGTCCCTGTTGCGCCTGGCCGCGGATGCGGAAGTGTCGGGCCGGGCCCTGCTGCAGGGACGCGCCGGCGCGCCGGCGCAGGATCTGCTGGCGTTGCCGGAGCGCGAGATGCGCGGCCTGCGCGGCGGCGACATCGCGATGGTCTTCCAGGAGCCGATGACGGCATTGAACCCGCTGATGCCCGTGGGCCGGCAGATCGCCGAGGTGCTGCAGCTCAAGCAGGGGCTGTCGCGGGCGCAGAGCGCCGTCCAGGCGGTGGAGCTGCTGGCCGCGACGGGCGTGCCGGAGCCGGCGCGGCGCGCGGGCGCCTATCCGCACCAGCTCTCCGGGGGCCAGCGCCAGCGGGCGATGATCGCCATGGCACTGGCCAGCCGGCCGCGCCTGTTACTGGCGGACGAGCCCACCACCGCGCTCGACGTGACGCTGCGCGGCCAGATCCTGGAACTGCTTTCGGACCTGCAGCGCCAGACCGGCATGGCGGTGCTGCTTATCACGCACGACCTGAACCTGGTGCGGCGCTTCGCCGACCGGGTGGCGGTGATGGAGCGCGGCGTACTCCTGGAGCAGGGGAGCGTGGCGGAGGTTTTTTCCGCGCCCGCCCATGCCTACACCCGGCGCCTGCTGGGCAGCGTACCGCGGCGCGATGTCATCGAGGATGTGGTCGAGGACGCGGGGGCGGACGCGGCCTCCGGGCCGGCCGCAGACGCTGCGCAGGCAGAGCCGCCGGCCGCGAGTGCAAAGGGCCTGCGCGTGGCCTACGCCACGCCGCTGCCCGGCCTGCGGGGCTGGTTCCGGCGCGGCGAATTCCTGGCGGTGAAAGGTGCCGACCTGGTGGTCCATCCTGGCCGGACGCTGGGCGTGGTCGGCGAGTCGGGGTCGGGCAAGTCCACCCTCGCGCAGGCGCTGCTCGGCCTGTTGCCGTTCAGCGGCGAGTTGCAGATCGCCGGCCGGGCATGGGAACTGCCGGTGCAGCGCAACAGCGCGGCCAACCAGGCGCTGCGCCGCAGCGTGCAGGTCGTGTTCCAGGATCCGTTCTCGTCGCTGTCCCCCCGTCTCACGGTGGAGGAGATCGTCGGGGAGGGCCTGCGGGTGCATGCACCACAGGAGAGCGGGGCCGGGCGGCGCGCCCGCGTGGAGGCGGCACTGGCGGACGTGGGTCTGACGCATACGCAGTTCCCGGGGCTGCTGGGGCGCTATCCGCACGAGTTTTCAGGCGGCCAGCGCCAGCGGATCGCGATCGCGCGGGCGCTGATCCTGGAACCGCGCCTGCTGGTGCTCGACGAGCCCACGAGTGCGCTGGACGTGACCATCCAGCAGCAGGTGCTGGTGCTGTTGCAGCGCCTGCAGAAGGAACGCGGGCTGAGTTACCTGCTGATCACCCACGATGTGGCCGTGATCCGCGCGATGGCGCACGACGTGCTCGTCATGAAGGATGGCGACGTGGTCGAGTCCGGCCGGATGGCCCAGGTGCTCGACGCGCCGCGGCACCCCTATACGCAGCGGCTGGTTGCGGCAGCAGGGGAGGGCGGCGCGGCCTGA
- a CDS encoding ABC transporter permease: MSIPSPDLSAPAAMPSPAAPPPAPVSLSPSRRAWMRFKRNRLGFWSLVVFCVLVAISLAAELVSNDKPLIVHYEGQTYFPLFKTYPETTFGGDFDTPTDYLDPFIQERLSAGGNWALYTINRYGPNTLNYFAKSPNPSAPTADNWLGTDDRGRDMLAQLLYGFRVSVLFGLALTITGVVLGLVTGAIQGFFGGRTDLAFQRFIEIWGSMPELYLLIIFSALFSPSLALLLILLSLFGWMGLSDYVRAEFLRNRQLDYVKAARALGVPDRQIIWRHILPNSMTPVVTFLPFRMSAAILSLTSLDFLGLGVPPGTPSLGELLNQGKNNIDAWWISIFTFAVLVSTLLLLTFMGDALRDALDPRKQ, encoded by the coding sequence ATGAGTATTCCATCCCCCGACCTCTCCGCTCCGGCCGCCATGCCGTCCCCGGCGGCACCGCCACCCGCGCCGGTCTCGCTTTCACCTTCCCGCCGCGCGTGGATGCGCTTCAAGCGCAACCGGCTGGGGTTCTGGAGCCTCGTGGTCTTCTGCGTGCTGGTGGCCATCAGCCTGGCGGCGGAGTTGGTGAGCAACGACAAGCCGCTCATCGTGCACTACGAGGGCCAGACGTATTTCCCGCTGTTCAAGACTTACCCCGAGACCACCTTCGGCGGGGATTTCGACACGCCGACCGACTACCTGGACCCCTTCATCCAGGAGCGCCTGAGCGCGGGCGGCAACTGGGCGCTCTACACGATCAACCGGTACGGGCCCAACACGCTGAACTATTTCGCGAAATCACCCAACCCGTCCGCGCCGACCGCCGACAACTGGCTGGGCACGGACGACCGGGGCCGCGACATGCTCGCGCAACTGCTCTATGGCTTCCGCGTGAGCGTGCTGTTCGGGCTGGCGCTCACCATCACCGGGGTGGTGCTGGGACTGGTGACGGGCGCGATCCAGGGGTTCTTCGGCGGACGGACGGACCTGGCCTTCCAGCGCTTCATCGAGATCTGGGGGTCGATGCCCGAGCTGTACCTGCTGATCATCTTCAGCGCGCTGTTCTCCCCGAGCCTGGCGCTGCTGCTGATCCTGCTCAGCCTGTTCGGCTGGATGGGGCTGTCGGACTACGTGCGCGCGGAGTTCCTGCGCAACCGGCAACTGGACTACGTGAAGGCCGCGCGCGCCCTGGGCGTACCCGACCGGCAGATCATCTGGCGCCACATCCTACCCAACAGCATGACGCCGGTCGTCACCTTCCTGCCGTTCCGGATGAGCGCGGCCATCCTCTCGCTCACGTCGCTGGACTTCCTCGGCCTGGGCGTGCCGCCCGGCACTCCGTCGCTTGGCGAGCTGCTGAACCAGGGCAAGAACAACATCGATGCCTGGTGGATTTCCATCTTCACGTTCGCCGTCCTGGTGAGCACGCTGCTGCTGCTGACCTTCATGGGCGATGCGCTGCGCGACGCCCTCGATCCGAGGAAGCAATGA
- a CDS encoding microcin C ABC transporter permease YejB, with product MLAYIAKRLLLMLPTLLGVLLLTFVVIQFVPGGPVEQYLAEARTAAGKGGAAGGLESGGMRYRGDQGVDPKRLEQIKALYGFDKPAHERFFQMLGQFARFDLGRSFFQNKEVWALVKEKLPVSISLGLWTFFISYLVAVPLGVAKAVRAGSRFDLVTTLLVLVGYAIPGFVLGVALLVVFGGQLQWFPLRGLVSSNWEQMDWGARIVDYLWHITLPVTAMVAGSFAVTAMLTKNAFLEEIRKQYVLTARAKGLSERQVLWKHVFRNALIPIITGFPAAFIGAFFTGSLLIETLFSLDGLGLLSYESVIRRDYPVVLGTLYLFTLIGLVTKLVSDLCYVWVDPRVKFD from the coding sequence ATGCTCGCCTACATCGCCAAACGCCTGCTGCTCATGCTGCCCACGCTGCTGGGCGTGCTGCTGCTCACCTTCGTGGTCATCCAGTTCGTGCCCGGCGGCCCGGTGGAACAGTACCTGGCGGAGGCCCGCACGGCGGCAGGCAAGGGCGGGGCGGCCGGCGGGCTGGAGTCGGGCGGCATGCGCTACCGCGGCGACCAGGGCGTGGACCCGAAGCGGCTGGAGCAAATCAAGGCGCTGTATGGCTTCGACAAGCCCGCGCACGAGCGGTTCTTCCAGATGCTGGGTCAGTTCGCCCGCTTCGACCTGGGGCGCAGCTTCTTCCAGAACAAGGAGGTGTGGGCGCTGGTGAAGGAAAAGCTGCCGGTCTCCATCAGCCTCGGGCTGTGGACCTTCTTCATCAGCTACCTGGTGGCGGTGCCGCTGGGCGTGGCCAAGGCGGTGCGCGCGGGCTCGCGCTTCGACCTCGTGACCACGCTGCTCGTCCTGGTGGGCTATGCGATCCCGGGCTTCGTGCTGGGGGTGGCGTTGCTGGTGGTCTTCGGCGGCCAGTTGCAGTGGTTCCCGCTGCGCGGGCTGGTGTCGTCCAATTGGGAGCAGATGGACTGGGGCGCGCGCATCGTGGACTACCTCTGGCACATCACGCTGCCGGTGACGGCGATGGTGGCGGGCAGCTTCGCGGTGACGGCCATGCTTACCAAGAACGCCTTCCTGGAAGAGATCCGCAAGCAGTACGTGCTCACGGCGCGCGCCAAGGGCCTGTCGGAACGGCAGGTGCTCTGGAAGCACGTGTTCCGCAATGCGCTGATCCCCATCATCACGGGCTTTCCCGCCGCGTTCATCGGCGCGTTCTTCACGGGCTCGCTGCTGATCGAGACGCTGTTCTCGCTCGACGGCCTGGGCCTGCTGAGCTACGAGAGCGTGATCCGCCGCGATTATCCCGTGGTGCTGGGCACGCTCTACCTGTTCACGCTGATCGGGCTGGTCACCAAGCTCGTCAGCGATCTTTGCTATGTGTGGGTCGATCCCCGCGTGAAGTTCGACTGA
- a CDS encoding extracellular solute-binding protein, translating to MRFWMICLLWGSWLCAAPAWAAHGYALWDDLKYPAGFAHFDYVNPEAPKGGELRMVSNLRYSTFDKYNPFTMKGSPPAYLSDLLFESLLTGSMDETASGYGLLAEDVQVPEDRLSATFRLRAEARFHDGSPVEAADVKYTYETLVGPHASPSYATLLQEVAGADVLDRRTVRFRFKHPNRELPLTVGSLPIFSRAWGRQADGKVKRFDEIVTDIPIGSGPYRIGPVAFGRDITYVRDPQYWGRDLNVNRGAYNFDRITVKIYKDNTARLEAVKAGEFDFMTVYSAGDWARRIDGKLFRQGVLVKMELKHRLPAGFQSYVLNTRRPMLKDPRVREALGLALDYDWMNRQMFYGGYPRVVDLFGNTDCQATGTPGPEELALLEPWRGKVPDSVFGPMYTPPVTEGVGHSLRDNLRRARQLLADAGWTYRDGALRNAKGEPMVIDYLDSKEVGARTVTPWMRNLEKLGITLRFTSVDFALYLQRLDKFDFDMITLAYPGTYNPGQDMLELFGSQRADAEGSSNHAGVKSPAVDALATALTRAKSKAELLPACRALDRVIMHSHYLIPQWQLSAHRIVYNQQRLAYHAPMPPYAKAEEWAMFSWWSK from the coding sequence ATGCGGTTCTGGATGATCTGTCTGCTCTGGGGAAGCTGGCTGTGCGCGGCGCCGGCCTGGGCCGCGCATGGGTATGCGCTGTGGGACGACCTCAAGTACCCGGCGGGTTTCGCCCATTTCGACTACGTCAATCCCGAAGCACCCAAGGGCGGCGAGCTGCGCATGGTGAGCAACCTGCGCTATTCCACCTTCGACAAGTACAACCCGTTCACGATGAAGGGCTCGCCGCCGGCCTACCTCTCGGACCTGCTGTTCGAGAGCCTGCTCACGGGTTCCATGGACGAGACGGCCTCGGGCTACGGGCTGCTGGCCGAGGACGTGCAGGTGCCGGAGGACCGGCTCAGTGCCACGTTCCGCCTGCGGGCGGAGGCGCGATTCCACGACGGCAGCCCGGTCGAGGCCGCCGACGTGAAGTACACCTACGAGACCCTGGTCGGACCCCACGCGTCGCCGAGCTACGCGACGCTGCTGCAGGAGGTGGCCGGGGCCGACGTGCTGGACCGGCGCACGGTGCGCTTCCGCTTCAAGCACCCCAACCGCGAACTGCCGCTCACCGTGGGCAGCCTGCCGATCTTCAGCCGCGCCTGGGGGCGCCAGGCGGATGGCAAGGTGAAGCGGTTCGACGAGATCGTGACCGACATCCCCATCGGCAGCGGCCCGTACCGCATCGGCCCGGTGGCGTTCGGCCGCGACATCACCTACGTGCGCGATCCGCAGTACTGGGGCCGTGACCTGAACGTGAACCGGGGCGCCTACAACTTCGACCGCATCACGGTGAAGATCTACAAGGACAACACCGCGCGGCTGGAGGCCGTGAAGGCCGGCGAGTTCGATTTCATGACCGTGTATTCGGCCGGCGACTGGGCGCGCCGCATCGACGGCAAGCTGTTCCGGCAGGGCGTGCTGGTGAAGATGGAACTCAAGCACCGGCTGCCTGCGGGATTCCAGAGCTACGTGCTCAACACGCGGCGGCCGATGCTGAAGGACCCGCGGGTGCGCGAAGCGCTGGGGCTGGCGCTCGACTACGACTGGATGAACCGGCAGATGTTCTACGGCGGCTACCCGCGCGTGGTGGACCTGTTCGGCAACACCGACTGCCAGGCCACCGGCACGCCGGGCCCGGAGGAGCTGGCGCTGCTGGAGCCGTGGCGCGGCAAGGTGCCGGACAGCGTGTTCGGGCCGATGTACACGCCCCCGGTCACCGAAGGGGTGGGACATTCCCTGCGCGACAACCTGCGCCGGGCCCGCCAGCTGCTGGCCGACGCCGGTTGGACCTACCGCGACGGCGCGCTGCGCAACGCGAAGGGCGAGCCCATGGTGATCGACTACCTCGACAGCAAGGAGGTCGGCGCGCGCACGGTGACGCCCTGGATGCGCAACCTCGAGAAGCTGGGCATCACCCTGCGCTTTACCTCGGTGGATTTCGCGCTGTACCTGCAGCGGCTGGACAAGTTCGATTTCGACATGATCACCCTGGCCTATCCCGGTACCTACAACCCGGGGCAGGACATGCTGGAGCTGTTCGGCAGCCAGCGCGCCGACGCGGAGGGCAGCAGCAACCATGCGGGCGTGAAGAGCCCGGCGGTCGATGCGCTCGCGACCGCGCTGACACGGGCGAAATCCAAGGCCGAACTGCTGCCCGCCTGCCGCGCGCTGGACCGCGTCATCATGCACAGCCACTACCTCATCCCGCAGTGGCAGCTGTCCGCGCACCGCATCGTGTACAACCAGCAGCGCCTGGCCTACCACGCACCCATGCCGCCCTATGCGAAAGCCGAGGAGTGGGCAATGTTTTCCTGGTGGAGCAAGTGA
- the fabI gene encoding enoyl-ACP reductase FabI: MGFLTGKKLLITGVLSNRSIAYGIAKACHAQGAELAFSYVGERFKDRITDFAAEFDSRLVFDCDVASDEQIERMFADLSATWPKFDGFVHSIGFAPREAIAGDFLEGLSRESFRIAHDISAYSFPAMAKAALPYLNDKAAVLTLSYLGALRTVPNYNTMGLAKASLEASVRYLAESLGPKGMRANGISAGPIKTLAASGIKDFGKLLGTVADASPLRRNVTIEDVGNAAAFLLSDLASGVTAEIMYVDGGFSQTGGISRDSANLA; the protein is encoded by the coding sequence ATGGGTTTCCTGACCGGCAAGAAGCTGCTCATCACCGGCGTGCTGTCCAACCGTTCCATCGCCTACGGCATCGCCAAGGCCTGCCACGCGCAGGGCGCCGAGCTGGCCTTCAGCTACGTGGGCGAACGCTTCAAGGACCGCATCACCGACTTCGCGGCCGAGTTCGACTCCAGGCTGGTCTTCGACTGCGACGTGGCGAGCGACGAGCAGATCGAGCGCATGTTCGCCGACCTGTCGGCCACCTGGCCGAAGTTCGACGGCTTCGTGCACAGCATCGGCTTCGCGCCGCGCGAAGCCATCGCCGGCGACTTCCTCGAAGGCCTGTCGCGCGAATCCTTCCGCATCGCGCACGACATCAGCGCCTACAGCTTCCCCGCCATGGCCAAGGCCGCCCTGCCCTACCTGAACGACAAGGCTGCCGTGCTCACCCTGAGCTACCTGGGCGCCCTGCGCACCGTGCCCAACTACAACACCATGGGCCTGGCCAAGGCCAGCCTGGAAGCCAGCGTGCGCTACCTGGCCGAATCGCTGGGCCCGAAGGGCATGCGCGCCAACGGCATCAGCGCCGGTCCCATCAAGACCCTGGCCGCCAGCGGCATCAAGGACTTCGGCAAGCTGCTGGGCACCGTGGCCGACGCCTCGCCCCTGCGCCGCAACGTGACCATCGAGGACGTGGGCAACGCCGCGGCCTTCCTGCTGTCGGACCTCGCCAGCGGCGTGACGGCGGAAATCATGTACGTGGACGGCGGCTTCAGCCAGACCGGCGGCATCAGCCGCGACAGCGCCAACCTGGCCTGA